The Nitrospirota bacterium sequence AAATTTCCCGTCGAGTAAAAGGGTGTAAGGTAAAATATACTGCACGACCCGCAAGACTCTCTGAGATGCCCTTCAGAATTGCAAAATTAGCAGAACCCGACAAAAGAAAACGACCAGGAACTCTCTTCCTATCAACGATTCTTTTTATTGCGGTGAGTATTTCAGGGCATTTCTGTGCCTCGTCAATTGTAATGGGAGTTGCAGTATCTACAACTCCCTCTGGATTCTCTTTTGCAGCCTCAAGATGTGCAAAGTCGTCAAAGGTAATATATCGTCTATTCCTAAGTTCTGACTGCATTTGCAAAAAAGTGCTTTTACCTGTTTGTCTCATGCCAGTAATAACAACCACTGGCATCTCTTTTAATGCCCCCAATACTGTAGTAGCGATATCTCGTTCAATATATTTTGTCATAATATTTCATATTATAATGACATAATGACATTATGTCAAGAAAAATGGTGAATGCTGTATAATTTCTAAGAAATGAACATCCATCTCGGCACATGCTCATGGACGGATCCAACGCTTCTAAGGAGTGGATTCTATCCAAAGGGTGTAAATACCCCTGAAGATAGACTGAGATACTACTCCCGCAGGGAGGAACTAAAGGAATGGGCAGAGAAGATAAAGAGACTCTCTGCTATTGCAAGGATAATCTATGGGATGTTTAATAACTGTCAGGGGAATAAGGCTATAATGAATGCTATGGATTTGAGGGAAATGCTTCTGACAGGATGATAAAAAATCTTTAGTATAAACTCTACTTCAATTTATGGGAAAAGAGGTCTTTGATAAAAATAGATGTGTCTGTCTGCTTACAGGCAAACCAGGGAGTGGTAAAACTATCCTTATAAAGAGAATCCTTTCAGAGACAAAACTAAATGCAGGTGGATTTTATACTGAGGAAATAAGGGTAAACAATCAGAGACAGGGATTTAAAATCGTTACCTTAAATGGAAAAGATGGTATTCTGGCGCATGTGAATATCTCAGGACCATATAAAGTGGGTAAATATGGTGTTAACTTAGAGGCCCTCGAGCAAATAGTTGTTCCTGTCATTCGTCAGGCTATTCAAAAAAACGAATTAATAATCATCGACGAAATTGGAAGGATGGAACTTTTTTCATCCTCTTTCAAAGATGCAGTAATAGAAGCTATGCAGTGTGGAAAACCAGTTCTTGGCACTATCATGCTAAAGCCTCATCCATGGGCTGATGGTATCAAACGACTTAAACAGGTAAATATTGTTTTACTAACCCCTGCTGAATGGGATGAAACTGTCCAGCAAATACTTCAGTGGTTGGATTTTTGGAAGGTGAGAGTACGAGAGAAATTTTGAGCACTCTAAATTACAGCCCTAACCTCTTCATCTGATAGGTGTTTTGCAGCATAATCCAGTGTAGCTAAAATATCTTCTTTTGTGAGGTCATACTCAGACATGACTTCATCGTAAGTCATCCTGCCAGCCAATTTGCCAATAATCAAATCTACAGGGACGCGGGTTCCTTTTATTACAGGTTTGCCAAACCTGACTTTTTCGTCAATCGTAATTCTTGGAGCAATTTCCAAATCGCTCACCTCCTGTTAAATTATAACAGATTTAAGTCTATAAAAAGTTGCAAAATCTTTGTTTGCTATTAATAATCCTTCATCCTGCAATCTTGAATTTATTTCCATATCCCCTCGGTGTCACCATCCAGTTTTTCCAGATAAATGTCTGAGAATTGCCGATTATTATTATACTCTGCATGTCTATTTTATGCTTAAGCATCTGCCCCAGGGTTGTTATAACAATCTCTTCCTCAGGTTTTGTTGCATGCCTCACTATGCCGACAGGAGTCTCTGGGTTTCTATACTTAGAGATAATCTCATGCGCAATCTTTATTTGCTCTGTCCTTTTTTTGCTCTTTGGGTTATACAGTACTATGACAAAGTTTGATGCAGCAGATGCCTCAAGCCTCTTTACTATTACATCCCATGGGGTAAGGAGATCACTCAGGCTTATAGACGCAAAATCATGCATAAGTGGCGCTCCAAGCCTTGAGGCAGCAGCATTCAGGGCAGCTATGCCGGGGATGACCTCAACAAAAAGTTCTGAAGTTCTGAAGTTCTGAAGTTCTGAAGTCTGGGGTCTAAAGTTTTTATCTTTTTCTTCAGAGCTTATGCTCTTCCCTTCTTCAGCACTTAATATTTCAAACACCAGCCCTGCCATTCCATAGATTCCAGGATCACCACCACTCACCAGTGCTACAACTCTACCTTCAGATGCCATCTCGATTGCCTGACTGCATCTTTCAATCTCCTGCATCATCCCTGAGGAAATAACCTCTTTGCCTTCGAGCAATGGTGTTATAATGTTGAGGTATGTCTCATATCCTATGATAACATCTGCACATTCAATTGCCATCCTCGCTGAAGGTGTAAGATGACCATGTCCACCCGGTCCGATTCCTATAATGAAAAGTCTGCCTCTGCTACTGCTAATGTTACGTCCTCCTTTTTAATCTTTGGTATTACCAGCCTATCCGTTAGTTTTGCTCCGCTCACTACATGCTTAGCACCGAGAAGGGCAGATGGTTCAGCAATCCCTATAGCGCCTGTGGCTTTTAAAGATGCTGTAGATGCCTCAATACCATTCACCGTATTCAATTCATCTCTTGTGAAAAAATATATCTCCATCCCATAGGCGTCTGCGAATCTCATAAGCCCTGGCTCATTTCTTTTAATATCAATCGTTGCAATGCCCTTAATAGAATTCATAGAAAATCCATACTTACGGAATGCCTCTTTCACTGTATTTTCAATCTGGTTTTTCTTTGTCCCACGATTGCAGCCGATGCCAAGCACAAGGTTTCTGGGTCTCAGGATTAATGCCTTTTTTCCTTCGATAAAGCTCAGGACAGACTTGACTACTCTATTTGTGATTAAAATCTCTGCTTTATCAATACGATCAACAGGTATAAGTCCATCAGGAAGGTTTACCTCTGTGTTCTGTGACTTCGGCGAGCTCAGTCGAGCCGTTCTGTGCTCTATGTTCTGTTCTATATAAACCTTTATCCTTTCACCATTAACAATTCTTGCACTGATTTGCTTTAGCTTATCCCAGTTTTCTATAAAGAGATTCTTCTCCATCGCCCACAGGTCAAGTGAGAGCCTTCCCTGCACATCCGATGCTGTTGTTATCACTGCCTCTGCTCCAACGTAATGTGCAAACCTTCTTGTAAGTTCATTGGCTCCTCCAGCATGACCACTCAAAAGACTTATTACATATCTGCCTTTTTCATCAAGGACGATAACTGCAGGGTCAGTCCTCTTGTCTTTTATAAATGGGGCGATTGTCCTCACGACAATGCCCGTTGCCATAATAAAGATTAAGGCACGGTATTTATGCCATATTTCTTTTATAAGTTGTGACAGAGAGGAGAAGGCATTGAGAGAGTTGAGAGTTGAGAGTTGAGAGTTGAGAGTTATGGAGTGATATATCTTTGCCATCGGAATATAGGTATTAAGACGGATTGCTAGTTCAAGACCACCTTTAGTAAGGCAGATTATTGCAACTTCTGAATCAACAATTTGAGATTTGAGACTTCGGCGTGAGTCCTCGACCTGAGCTCGGGCCGAAGGTTTAGTCGAACGATTTGAGATTTGAGATTTATTCTCTATATCCATGGGTGAATTTCCTGTCATAGAGCCTTGAGACCGCCTTCAGGGTCTCATCTTTTAGCACATCCCCGATCACAATAATAGCTGTCCTCGTAATTTTAGCATCCTTTACCTTTTGGGCAATATCTTTAAGTGTCCCCCGTATTATTTTCTCATCATGCCATGTAGCTCTCTGGACTACTGCGACCGGCGTGTCTTCAGGATAACCCGACAGAAGCTCAGTCGCCAATTCATTGATGCGATCAACACTCAAAAATATAAGCATTGTTGCTTTATGCTTGGCGAGTTTTCTCAACATCTCCTTTTCCGGGACAGGTGTCCTTTTACCATACCTTGTTATAATTACTGTCTGTGATACCTCAGGTAAAGTAAGCTCTATATTCAACG is a genomic window containing:
- a CDS encoding cobalt-precorrin 5A hydrolase, whose protein sequence is MAKIYHSITLNSQLSTLNSLNAFSSLSQLIKEIWHKYRALIFIMATGIVVRTIAPFIKDKRTDPAVIVLDEKGRYVISLLSGHAGGANELTRRFAHYVGAEAVITTASDVQGRLSLDLWAMEKNLFIENWDKLKQISARIVNGERIKVYIEQNIEHRTARLSSPKSQNTEVNLPDGLIPVDRIDKAEILITNRVVKSVLSFIEGKKALILRPRNLVLGIGCNRGTKKNQIENTVKEAFRKYGFSMNSIKGIATIDIKRNEPGLMRFADAYGMEIYFFTRDELNTVNGIEASTASLKATGAIGIAEPSALLGAKHVVSGAKLTDRLVIPKIKKEDVTLAVAEADFSL
- the cobM gene encoding precorrin-4 C(11)-methyltransferase codes for the protein MSKKEIIYFIGAGPGSPELITLKGRKLLDNANVIVYAGSLINPELLKGLGAELIDSSRLNLDEIVDIMAQRYSEGRRIVRLHSGDPTIYGAIKEQMERLDRMGIPYEIVPGVSSATAVAASLNIELTLPEVSQTVIITRYGKRTPVPEKEMLRKLAKHKATMLIFLSVDRINELATELLSGYPEDTPVAVVQRATWHDEKIIRGTLKDIAQKVKDAKITRTAIIVIGDVLKDETLKAVSRLYDRKFTHGYRE
- a CDS encoding DUF72 domain-containing protein; translation: MNIHLGTCSWTDPTLLRSGFYPKGVNTPEDRLRYYSRREELKEWAEKIKRLSAIARIIYGMFNNCQGNKAIMNAMDLREMLLTG
- a CDS encoding precorrin-3B C(17)-methyltransferase, with product MAIECADVIIGYETYLNIITPLLEGKEVISSGMMQEIERCSQAIEMASEGRVVALVSGGDPGIYGMAGLVFEILSAEEGKSISSEEKDKNFRPQTSELQNFRTSELFVEVIPGIAALNAAASRLGAPLMHDFASISLSDLLTPWDVIVKRLEASAASNFVIVLYNPKSKKRTEQIKIAHEIISKYRNPETPVGIVRHATKPEEEIVITTLGQMLKHKIDMQSIIIIGNSQTFIWKNWMVTPRGYGNKFKIAG
- a CDS encoding NTPase, with product MGKEVFDKNRCVCLLTGKPGSGKTILIKRILSETKLNAGGFYTEEIRVNNQRQGFKIVTLNGKDGILAHVNISGPYKVGKYGVNLEALEQIVVPVIRQAIQKNELIIIDEIGRMELFSSSFKDAVIEAMQCGKPVLGTIMLKPHPWADGIKRLKQVNIVLLTPAEWDETVQQILQWLDFWKVRVREKF
- a CDS encoding DUF433 domain-containing protein translates to MEIAPRITIDEKVRFGKPVIKGTRVPVDLIIGKLAGRMTYDEVMSEYDLTKEDILATLDYAAKHLSDEEVRAVI